The following are encoded in a window of Gossypium raimondii isolate GPD5lz chromosome 13, ASM2569854v1, whole genome shotgun sequence genomic DNA:
- the LOC105784124 gene encoding leucine-rich repeat extensin-like protein 5, with protein sequence MASFNCFALAFLMALSFASIDIGVATRHLLQQPQTQSLPSFPNLPTPSRPSFPWPGALPPLPTTLPTGLPPLPSIPSVSTIPTAIPPIPFSSPPLPSFTNLPNPGVLPPLPTTFPRGLAPLPSIPLVPTIPTAVPSIPFFSPPPSPSTR encoded by the coding sequence ATGGCCTCTTTCAATTGCTTTGCTTTAGCATTCTTGATGGCTTTGTCATTTGCAAGCATTGATATTGGGGTAGCAACTCGTCACCTTCTGCAGCAGCCTCAAACACAAAGTTTGCCATCTTTCCCTAATCTCCCAACGCCATCCCGACCATCATTCCCATGGCCCGGGGCGCTTCCTCCACTTCCGACCACATTGCCAACAGGACTACCCCCTCTGCCAAGCATTCCCTCAGTCTCCACAATCCCAACTGCAATTCCCCCTATTCCTTTCTCTTCTCCACCATTGCCATCTTTCACTAATCTCCCAAATCCTGGGGTGCTTCCTCCACTTCCTACCACATTTCCAAGAGGACTGGCCCCTCTGCCAAGCATTCCCTTAGTCCCCACAATCCCAACTGCAGTTCCCTCtattcctttcttttctccacCACCTTCTCCTTCTACTCGTTGA